A single window of Archangium gephyra DNA harbors:
- a CDS encoding HD family phosphohydrolase, which yields MAEPESSPPGPSPLDALAHRFRLGPRWGRRLTSVLLLLTVSVAAGFVISPGLFSQQIPALTEDHLGKPFRANSPAGFKAGRDYEIIHQAMTEQRRLEARGAVRPVYDLSPGVLLEIRASVGAAFQEMRQRLAARAAATPVEVVPEAGKAQPRKPAPLLSPEERELFQGLLFGRKDAVLDGDDVQALAVARFSEAMEQATVSLVERAYGFSEPTPVYITNSREEVSREGPQGITIRDLRHNGEQTLPGTAPTVVDVREAHMEMDRFASIPGNLLPDSPGVQRRAVLRLAKRLVRPNLTINLAETDARRRQAASAVKDAVISIKKGQRVIGDGELVNETHLVAIRGMRSQTDRLDLVQLQVGGTGLVALLISATYLFCRAAFRRFRPTRKDAMLLGSLLVAVLGLLQVWVSIADAVQDRYTAIPLEAFYYAFPVAAGAMLVRFILSEELALFFAMVLASLCGVMLGNSLSFGIYALVGALVAADRVTYAKDRVGLFRAGLATGGINLVAVLCLFLAEGKGLTPDTLITALFAFAGTALAVPVMVMALTPLIESVFGYASDLKLLELANLNHPALKELIVQAPGTYHHSIIIGTLVENAAEAIGANPLLARSCAYYHDIGKGRNPLYFGENQKGENKHDSLAPAMSAVIIKRHVTEGLEMARQYRLPKLVADAIPQHHGTRLVGYFFHKAVKEQEGKEGAPPIDESIFRYPGPKPQFREAALVMIADAVEASTRALPEPTTPRLQAQVQKMINLIFSEGQLDECDLTLRDLNLIAQSFLHTLEGIYHARPEYPAGALLAGPKGAALTVAGTTTKQDGKVRPTGTGT from the coding sequence ATGGCCGAACCGGAATCGTCGCCCCCCGGACCCAGTCCGCTGGACGCGCTCGCCCACCGCTTCCGGCTCGGCCCCCGTTGGGGCCGGCGCCTGACGAGTGTGTTGCTGCTACTGACGGTGTCGGTGGCGGCCGGTTTCGTCATTTCCCCGGGCCTCTTCAGCCAGCAGATTCCCGCGCTCACCGAGGATCACCTGGGCAAGCCCTTCCGGGCCAACTCCCCGGCGGGTTTCAAGGCCGGGCGGGACTACGAGATCATCCACCAGGCGATGACCGAGCAGCGGCGCCTGGAGGCACGCGGCGCGGTGCGGCCGGTGTACGACCTGAGCCCGGGCGTGCTGTTGGAGATCCGCGCGTCGGTGGGCGCGGCCTTCCAGGAGATGCGTCAGCGGCTGGCGGCCCGGGCGGCGGCCACCCCCGTGGAGGTGGTTCCGGAGGCGGGCAAGGCGCAGCCGCGCAAGCCGGCCCCGCTGCTGTCCCCGGAGGAGCGCGAGCTCTTCCAGGGGCTGCTGTTCGGGCGCAAGGACGCGGTGCTGGATGGGGACGATGTCCAGGCGCTGGCCGTGGCGCGCTTCTCCGAGGCGATGGAGCAGGCCACGGTGTCGCTGGTGGAGCGGGCCTACGGCTTCTCCGAGCCCACCCCGGTGTACATCACCAACTCGCGCGAGGAGGTGTCGCGCGAGGGCCCGCAGGGCATCACCATCCGGGACTTGAGGCACAACGGGGAGCAGACGCTGCCGGGGACGGCGCCCACGGTGGTGGACGTGCGCGAGGCGCACATGGAGATGGACCGGTTCGCGTCCATTCCGGGCAACCTGCTGCCGGACTCGCCGGGCGTGCAGCGGCGGGCGGTGCTGCGGCTGGCCAAGCGGCTGGTGCGGCCCAACCTCACCATCAACCTGGCGGAGACGGACGCGCGGCGGCGCCAGGCGGCCTCCGCGGTGAAGGACGCCGTCATCTCCATCAAGAAGGGCCAGCGGGTCATCGGGGACGGGGAGCTGGTCAACGAGACGCACCTGGTGGCCATCCGGGGCATGCGCTCGCAGACGGACCGGTTGGATCTGGTGCAGCTGCAGGTGGGGGGCACGGGGCTGGTGGCGCTGCTGATCTCGGCCACGTACCTCTTCTGCCGGGCGGCCTTCCGGCGCTTCCGCCCCACGCGCAAGGACGCGATGCTGCTGGGCTCGTTGCTGGTGGCCGTCCTGGGCCTGCTGCAGGTGTGGGTGTCCATCGCGGACGCGGTGCAGGACCGGTACACGGCCATTCCCCTGGAGGCCTTCTATTACGCCTTCCCGGTGGCGGCCGGGGCCATGCTGGTGCGCTTCATCCTCTCCGAGGAACTGGCGCTCTTCTTCGCGATGGTGCTGGCGAGCCTGTGTGGGGTGATGCTGGGCAACTCGCTGTCCTTCGGCATCTACGCGCTGGTGGGCGCCCTGGTGGCGGCGGACCGCGTCACCTACGCCAAGGACCGGGTGGGGCTCTTCCGCGCGGGTCTGGCCACCGGCGGCATCAACCTGGTGGCGGTGCTCTGCCTCTTCCTGGCCGAGGGAAAGGGCCTCACCCCGGACACGCTCATCACGGCCCTGTTCGCCTTCGCGGGCACGGCGCTGGCGGTGCCGGTGATGGTGATGGCGCTCACGCCGCTCATCGAGTCCGTCTTCGGCTACGCGTCGGACCTGAAGCTGCTGGAGCTGGCCAACCTCAACCATCCGGCGCTCAAGGAGCTCATCGTCCAGGCGCCGGGCACCTACCACCACTCCATCATCATCGGCACGCTGGTGGAGAACGCGGCGGAGGCCATTGGCGCCAACCCGCTGCTGGCGCGCTCGTGCGCGTACTACCACGACATCGGCAAGGGCCGGAATCCGCTCTACTTCGGCGAGAACCAGAAGGGCGAGAACAAGCATGACAGCCTCGCCCCGGCGATGAGCGCCGTCATCATCAAGCGCCACGTCACCGAGGGGCTGGAGATGGCGCGCCAGTACCGGTTGCCCAAGCTGGTGGCGGATGCGATTCCGCAGCACCACGGCACGCGGCTGGTGGGCTACTTCTTCCACAAGGCCGTCAAGGAGCAGGAGGGCAAGGAAGGTGCTCCGCCCATCGACGAGAGCATCTTCCGCTACCCGGGCCCCAAGCCCCAGTTCCGCGAGGCGGCGCTGGTGATGATCGCCGACGCGGTGGAGGCCTCGACGCGCGCGCTGCCCGAGCCCACCACGCCCCGGCTACAGGCCCAGGTGCAGAAGATGATCAACCTCATCTTCTCCGAGGGGCAGCTGGACGAGTGTGACCTGACGCTCAGGGACCTGAACCTCATCGCACAATCCTTCCTGCACACGCTGGAGGGCATCTACCATGCGCGCCCGGAGTACCCGGCGGGAGCGCTGCTGGCGGGCCCCAAGGGGGCGGCGCTGACGGTGGCGGGGACGACGACGAAGCAGGATGGCAAGGTGCGTCCGACGGGCACGGGCACCTGA
- the ybeY gene encoding rRNA maturation RNase YbeY, with protein MKLRKGKIIPREDGKRIEEFVGAATTGTDSMSVARMLAPPGWSEPAQTPEFDEVVIVLKGELTLVVDGRRQLIGEGELGMVPRGHRVVYRNDGQGACDYYSMCAPAFRVELAHIEEEPKEAEDNRVTVQVAHPQGKRFSKQVTELAETFLRKLDLSGCELSISLVGDHAIRRLNRTWRKKDKATDVLSFPAGDLPKGTPGPRQLGDVVISLDTAKKQAKEYERTLDSEVARYLAHGLLHLLGYDHERPKDAQKMARTEERLLGESGMVGDAVAPRARKLMT; from the coding sequence GTGAAGCTGCGCAAGGGCAAGATCATCCCGCGTGAGGATGGGAAGCGCATCGAGGAGTTCGTGGGCGCGGCGACGACGGGCACCGACTCCATGTCGGTGGCCCGCATGCTGGCGCCGCCGGGCTGGTCCGAGCCGGCGCAGACCCCCGAGTTCGACGAGGTGGTCATCGTCCTCAAGGGGGAGCTGACGCTGGTGGTGGACGGCCGTCGTCAGCTCATCGGGGAAGGGGAGCTGGGGATGGTGCCTCGGGGCCACCGGGTGGTGTACCGCAACGATGGGCAGGGCGCGTGTGACTACTACTCCATGTGCGCGCCCGCCTTCCGGGTGGAACTGGCCCACATCGAGGAGGAGCCCAAGGAGGCGGAGGACAACCGGGTGACGGTGCAGGTGGCGCACCCGCAGGGCAAGCGCTTCTCCAAGCAGGTGACGGAGCTGGCGGAGACGTTCCTGCGCAAGCTGGACCTGTCCGGGTGCGAGCTGTCCATCTCCCTGGTGGGAGACCATGCCATCCGCCGGCTCAACCGCACGTGGCGCAAGAAGGACAAGGCGACGGACGTGCTGAGCTTCCCGGCGGGGGACCTGCCCAAGGGCACGCCCGGGCCGAGGCAGCTCGGGGACGTGGTCATCTCCCTGGACACGGCGAAGAAGCAGGCCAAGGAGTACGAGCGGACGCTCGACTCGGAGGTGGCGCGCTACCTGGCGCACGGGCTGCTGCACCTGCTGGGGTACGACCACGAGCGCCCCAAGGACGCGCAGAAGATGGCGCGCACCGAGGAGCGGCTGCTCGGCGAGAGCGGCATGGTGGGCGACGCCGTGGCCCCCCGGGCCCGCAAGCTCATGACGTGA
- a CDS encoding DUF4105 domain-containing protein, with translation MPRLAPWMTCLFGLLLLAATPARAQEMPPWGTGESQGGDLNIYLVTFGPGDDVASWFGHGSLVVEDLRLKQSRLYNYGMFSFDSTMLARYAMGRLEFWVDDASPGGTFRFYRSLNRDVRLQELNLTPAQKVEMGRLLAVNVLPENRNYLYHHYNDNCVTRLRDAIDKVVGGQFHQAMSGPGRMTLRDHTRRYSDVGPAMGLLLDFLMNDEIDQPVSRWQEAFLPDELERQAAELQVVGEDGQKRPLVAKTLNIYSAQDRPVTPAEPPRYAPVLLVLGLLLGGGAAGLGLWFRRSGARAPRILLGLQNLLVGLVAGIPGLALFIMWLFTDHTVTYRNENLFLANPLTVLAVPLGIQLMRGSPRALERLRRLWRVLAALGVLGLVLKVLPMFDQDNWRLIALLLPLSMGLEGACTLARARTPAARPAEPLNPSLKASGS, from the coding sequence ATGCCTCGTCTTGCTCCATGGATGACCTGCCTGTTCGGCCTGCTGCTGCTGGCCGCCACCCCGGCGCGTGCCCAGGAGATGCCTCCCTGGGGGACGGGCGAGAGCCAGGGCGGGGACCTGAACATCTACCTGGTCACCTTCGGGCCCGGGGATGACGTGGCGTCGTGGTTCGGGCACGGCTCGCTGGTGGTGGAGGATCTGCGGCTCAAGCAGTCGCGCCTCTACAACTACGGCATGTTCTCCTTCGACTCGACCATGCTGGCGCGCTACGCCATGGGGCGGCTCGAGTTCTGGGTGGACGACGCGAGCCCCGGGGGCACCTTCCGCTTCTATCGCTCCCTGAACCGGGACGTGCGGCTGCAGGAGCTGAACCTGACGCCAGCCCAGAAGGTGGAGATGGGGCGGCTGCTCGCGGTGAACGTGCTGCCGGAGAACCGGAACTACCTGTACCACCACTACAACGACAACTGCGTGACGCGGCTGCGCGACGCCATCGACAAGGTGGTGGGCGGCCAGTTCCACCAGGCCATGAGCGGTCCCGGGCGGATGACGCTGCGCGACCACACGCGCCGTTACTCGGACGTCGGCCCGGCGATGGGCCTGTTGCTCGACTTCCTGATGAACGACGAGATCGACCAGCCCGTCTCCCGCTGGCAGGAGGCCTTCCTCCCGGACGAGCTGGAGCGTCAGGCGGCGGAGCTGCAGGTGGTGGGGGAGGACGGGCAGAAGCGCCCGCTGGTGGCCAAGACGCTGAACATCTACTCGGCCCAGGACCGCCCGGTCACGCCCGCGGAGCCGCCCAGGTACGCGCCCGTGCTGCTGGTGCTGGGGCTCCTGTTGGGCGGTGGTGCGGCGGGCCTGGGGTTGTGGTTCCGCCGGAGCGGGGCCCGGGCGCCTCGCATCCTGCTCGGCCTGCAGAACCTGCTGGTGGGCCTGGTGGCCGGGATTCCGGGCCTCGCGCTGTTCATCATGTGGCTGTTCACCGACCACACGGTGACGTACCGCAACGAGAACCTCTTCCTGGCCAACCCGCTCACCGTGCTCGCGGTGCCCCTGGGCATCCAGTTGATGCGCGGCTCGCCCCGGGCCCTCGAGCGGCTGCGGCGCCTGTGGCGGGTGCTGGCGGCGCTGGGCGTCCTGGGCCTGGTGCTCAAGGTGCTGCCCATGTTCGACCAGGACAACTGGCGCCTCATCGCGCTCCTGCTTCCGCTGTCGATGGGCCTGGAAGGGGCGTGCACCCTGGCCCGGGCCCGGACTCCGGCG